A DNA window from Mytilus edulis chromosome 14, xbMytEdul2.2, whole genome shotgun sequence contains the following coding sequences:
- the LOC139504136 gene encoding uncharacterized protein, which translates to MPEKHRIVYAIIDDQSSHTLATSNLFNAFQDHGPDINYSLISCAGKVQASGRQGTGYSVQSLDGSCMYKLPNIIECNDIPCNRDEIPSPEIAFQYPHLKPVSKYIPKVMEDIEIELLIGRDISAVHYVLDQRTEGDRLPSAQKLPLGWVIVGQVCLGNAHMPEITVYKTYITNSGRPTLFEPCQSKIKVETDLFIKTDKDNKIGLSVDDTRFLRLMDSEFEKDTDGHWTAPLPFRKNIQPLPDKKALALKRANSLDMNLRRNPTKLEHVKLFMDKIFERGHAEKAPSLLPNDKRWYLPMFGVYHPRKPEFIRVVFDSSAQFGGVALNDVLMSGPDLSNSLQGVLLRFRRERVAVTADVEQMFHNFRVKTDHRNYLRFLWHPNSDLSKPLEEFRMTVHVFGNSPSPAVATYCLRRSVQMASLDVQKFVSKNFYVDDGLISCSSVCEVVDLLKNTQSELMKGGRLRLHKIASNSTEVLKQFAKDDLAKDLKNIDIEEESLPLQRSLGISWDINLDAFVFSVDTEPKPFTRRGVLSTINSLFDPIGFTAPVTLEGKLLLREIMSCSSYTDWDDPLEEDFHKRWKLWVDSLKNLCDLCIPRMYCIYSVENASRLEVHVFCDASKEAVAAVAYLKVFSGETSDIGFLI; encoded by the coding sequence ATGCCTGAAAAACATCGTATTGTCTACGCAATTATTGATGATCAGAGTTCGCATACATTAGCAACATCTAATCTCTTTAACGCATTCCAGGATCATGGACCTGATATTAATTATTCGTTGATTTCTTGTGCTGGTAAAGTTCAAGCAAGTGGTAGGCAAGGAACTGGATATTCTGTTCAGTCTTTAGATGGAAGTTGTATGTATAAATTGCCAAACATTATAGAATGTAATGACATTCCTTGCAACCGAGACGAGATTCCGTCTCCAGAAATTGCGTTTCAATATCCCCATCTAAAACCAGTATCCAAATATATTCCTAAAGTGATGGAAGACATAGAAATAGAGCTATTAATTGGTCGAGACATATCTGCAGTGCATTATGTTTTAGATCAGAGAACTGAGGGAGACCGGCTCCCATCTGCACAAAAGTTACCCTTAGGTTGGGTCATTGTTGGACAAGTCTGTCTTGGAAATGCACATATGCCTGAAATAACTGTATACAAAACATACATCACAAATAGCGGTCGACCAACATTATTTGAACCTTGTCAAAGTAAAATTAAGGTTGAAACCGATTTGTTTATAAAAACAGATAAGGATAACAAAATAGGACTTTCAGTGGACGATACACGTTTTCTAAGGTTAATGGACTCTGAGTTTGAAAAAGACACTGATGGGCATTGGACCGCACCTTTGCCATTTCGTAAGAATATTCAACCATTGCCAGATAAAAAAGCTCTTGCGTTAAAACGCGCCAATTCTCTTGACATGAATTTGCGCCGTAATCCTACTAAGTTGGAACATGTGAAGTTGTTTATGGACAAAATATTTGAACGTGGTCATGCTGAAAAAGCACCAAGTCTATTACCGAATGATAAGCGATGGTATTTGCCCATGTTCGGGGTATACCATCCTCGAAAGCCAGAATTTATCAGAGTTGTTTTTGATTCGTCCGCTCAATTTGGAGGTGTAGCCCTCAATGATGTGTTAATGTCGGGCCCAGACTTGTCGAATAGTCTTCAAGGAGTTCTGCTTAGGTTTCGTCGTGAACGCGTTGCAGTAACCGCTGATGTGGAACAAATGTTTCATAACTTCCGTGTTAAGACCGATCATCGCAACTATCTTCGTTTCTTATGGCACCCAAATAGTGATTTAAGTAAACCTCTGGAGGAGTTTAGAATGACAGTTCATGTATTTGGCAACAGCCCTTCACCAGCTGTTGCCACATATTGTTTGCGTAGATCTGTCCAAATGGCATCTCTAGACGTTCAGAAATTTGTATCTAAGAACTTCTACGTCGATGATGGACTAATAAGTTGTTCAAGTGTGTGCGAAGTCGTTGATTTACTGAAGAATACACAAAGTGAATTGATGAAAGGCGGCAGATTAAGACTACACAAAATTGCGTCGAACTCAACAGAAGTACTTAAACAATTTGCTAAAGATGATCTTGCGAAAGACTTGAAAAACATTGACATTGAGGAAGAAAGTTTACCGTTGCAAAGAAGTCTAGGCATATCATGGGACATTAATTTAGATGCCTTTGTATTTAGTGTCGATACAGAACCGAAGCCATTCACGCGCCGTGGGGTGCTCTCTACTATCAACAGCTTATTCGACCCCATTGGTTTTACCGCACCAGTAACTCTAGAAGGAAAGTTATTGCTACGCGAGATTATGTCATGCTCTTCATATACCGACTGGGATGATCCGCTAGAGGAAGATTTTCATAAACGCTGGAAATTATGGGTTGACTCGTTGAAGAACCTTTGTGATTTGTGTATTCCAAGaatgtattgtatttattcagTTGAGAATGCAAGTAGGTTAGAAGTTCATGTTTTTTGTGATGCATCGAAGGAAGCTGTAGCCGCCGTTGCGTACTTAAAGGTGTTCTCAGGAGAAACTAGTGATATAGGATTCCTTATTTGA